The nucleotide sequence TGTGTACCGAGGTGTTCCAGTGTCCGGCCCAGGACCGTGATTTTGAAGTCTCGCACGCGCTTCTCAGCAGACATAGCCACACTTTAGGTGGCAGCAGCACCGAGCGCGGGGTTTTCCCTGATTCCACATGGCCCAGTCGAGACCGGAACTGAGACCGCGACGGCGTGCGAAGCTGGGTGGGGACACCCCCCGCGAGGGTGTCCCCAAGCAGCCACACGAAGGAGGTCACGTGCCGCAGGCGAGCCCGCGAGGTACGTACTTGCAGATCTCGGAGTCTCTGCGTCAGAAGATCGAGAAGGGCAAGATCAGCGAGGCATTGCCGTCCGAGGCCGAGCTGAGGAACACGTATGGCGTAGGCCGCAGCACGATCACCCGCGCGCTCAAGGTGCTCAAGACCGAGGGCATCATCGAGCCCGTGCAAGGGTCGGGCTGGTACGTCACGGGCACCGGCGACCGCCGCCCCTTGGTCGAGAAGGTGACAGACCTCCTCCGGGATGAGGGCATCGAGGTGGGCGCCCCCTTCCCGTCGGAGAAGGAGCTTTGCGAGAAGTTCGGCATGTCCCGTACGGCGGTGCGTTC is from Streptomyces hygroscopicus and encodes:
- a CDS encoding DNA-binding protein; translated protein: MPQASPRGTYLQISESLRQKIEKGKISEALPSEAELRNTYGVGRSTITRALKVLKTEGIIEPVQGSGWYVTGTGDRRPLVEKVTDLLRDEGIEVGAPFPSEKELCEKFGMSRTAVRSAIAQMEGQGLIAMGPNRRREVRALPTGNGES